Part of the Streptomyces sp. WMMC500 genome is shown below.
CCGGAGAGCACGGGCAGGCCCGTGTCCAGCATGGCGGCGGCCAGTTCCGCCGTGGTGCCGGGGCTGACCAGGAACGCGGCGCCGGCCTCGGCCGCGGCGGCGGCCTGGGCGGGGGTGAGCACGGTGCCCGCGCCCACCAGCGCCCCGGGGTGGCGGGCGCGCAGCTCGGCGATGACCGCGGGCGCGTCGGGCGTGGAGTACGTGATCTCGATGCCGGTGACGCCGCCTTCGAGGAGCGCCGCCACGGCGGCCAGCGCGCCGTCCGGGGTCGGGGCGCGGAGGACGGCGACGACGCCGGCGCGGCGCAGCCCGGCGAGCGGGGACGGGGGCGCTGCGGCGCCGGTGGCGGGGGCGGCGCCGGCGGCGGGGGTGGGCTGGGTGGTCACGGTGCGCTCTCTTCGGTGGCGGGTACGGGCAGGGGTACGGGGTGCGCGGGCTCGCGGCCCGCGAGCACGTCGAGGACGGCCCGTACGGCACCCGTGCCCATCCGGTCCACCGCCTCGACGGTCTGCGCCCCCAGGTGCGGGGTGAGGACCACCCGGTCGGCGAACTCCGGGGCCAGCAGCGGGCTCTGGGCGGCGGCGCCGCCCTCGCCGGCGAGGGTGTCCGCGGCGTACGCGGCCAGCCTGCCGTCCCGCAGCGCCGCGGCGACCGCGTGCTCGTCGACGAGGTCGGCCCGCGCCGTGTTGACGACGATCAGCCCCGGCCGGGCCCCGGCGAGCCACCGCTCGTCGACCACCCGGGTGCCGCCGGGAGCGTGCAGGCTCACCGCATCGCACCGCCCGGCCAGCTCCGCGAGCGGCGCCCGCCGGACGCCCAGCACCTCGAAGACCACCGGGTCCAGGTACGGGTCGTGCCCCAGCACCTGCGTGCCGAACCCGGCGGCGCGCCGCGCCACCCCCCGCCCGACCCGGCCGAGGCCGACGACGCCGAGCGTGAGGGTGCCCAGCTCCCGGCCGCGGCGCGGCTGCCAGGACCCGGCGCGCACCGCCCGGTCGCCGGCGGCGACGCCGCGCAGCGCGGCGAGCAGCAGCGCGATGCCGAGGTCGGCGACGGCGTCGCTGTTCGCGGCGGGGGTGTTGGTGACGGTGACGCCGCGGCGCGCGGCGGCGGCCAGGTCGACGCTGTCGACCCCGACGCCGTAGCGCGCGACGACCCTGAGCCGCGGCGCGGCGGCCAGGTGCGCGTCGGTGACCGGCGCGGTGCCGGCGATCCAGGCGACGGCCCCCGCCAGCAGCGGGGCCAGCTCGGCGGGGTCGTGGACGGTGGAGCCGCGCACCACGCGCAGCCCGGCGGCGGCGAGTTCGTCCTCCACGGGCGCGGTGCCGCTGCCGAAGGACCGGGACGTCACCAGCACCACGGGTGCCGCACCCTCCCGGCTGTCCGTGCTTCCGCTCATCGCTTCTCCTTCGCGAACCACGGTTCCAGCCGCTCGTACGCCTCCAGGAACAGCGCGTGCCGCCGCCGGTAGCCGGCGTGCCGGCCGGGGTCGGGGGTGAACTCGGCGGTGACCTCGGACAGGTCGCGGGCGACGGCGAAGCCGTCGACGAGGCCCGCGCCGACGCCCGCGGTGACGGCGGCGCCCAGGCTGTTGGCCTCCTCGACGATGCTGCGGCGGCGCACGGTGGCGCCCCAGACGTCGGCGAGGATCTGCAGCCACAGGTCGCTGGCCGCGCCGCCGCCGATGGCGTCCACCCGGTCCACGGGATGCCCGGCCTCACGGAACGCGCCCACGCAGGTGGCCAGGTTGAACGCCACGCCCTCCAGCACCGCCCGGGTCAGGTGCGCTTCCTGGTGGTGGCGGGTGAGGCCGAGGAACGCGCCGGCGGCCGCGGCGTTCCAGTACGGGGAGCGTTCGCCGAGCAGATGGGGCAGGAAGTACAGGCCCGCGGTGTCGGCGTCGGCCGCCGCCGCGAGCAGGTCGGGGAAGCGGTCCCCGCCCTGGCCGGGGCGCAGCACCTCCGCGACCCAGTCCAGCGACGCGCCGCCGGCCTGCATGGTCGCGGTCGGCACGTAGCGGCCGGGCACGACGTGGTCGAAGGTCATGGTGCGCATCCGCGGGTCGTGCAGCGGGCGTTCCGCGGAGAGCGAGACCCAGGAGGACGAGCCGAGGTAGGTGTACGCGCCGTCGGCGGGGTCGATGACGCCGGCGCCCAGCGCGGCCAGCGGGCCGTCGCCGCCGCCGAGGACGACGGGGGTGCCGGCGGCCAGCCCGGTCGCCGCCGCGGCTTCGGGCAGCAGCGGGCCCGCGACGGTGGTCGACGGCACGATCTCGGGGAACAGCGCGGGGTCGACGCCGGCCGCGGCCAGCACCTCGGCGGACCAAGTGCCGGCGGGCTGGTCGTAGGCGTTGGTGCTGGAGGCGTCGGAGCCGTCGGTGGCCAGCACGCCGGTGAGCCGGTGCACGACGTAGTCCTTGGCCAGGCAGACGTGGGCCACCCGGGCGAAGGTCTCCGGCTCGTGGTCGCGTACCCACATCACCTTGGTGAGCGAGTAGGTGGGGTGGAGCTGGTGGCCGAGCAGGCGGTACGCCCGCTCGGCACCGAGCGCGGCGGTCAGCCGGCCGGCCTGCTCCCGGCTGCGGTGGTCGGCCCAGATCAGCGAGGGCCGCACCGGCCGGTACGCGGAGTCGAGCAGGACCGCGCCCATCATCTGGCCGCTGAACCCGACGGCGGCCACCTCCGCGGGCCGTACGCCGGTGTGCTCCAGCAGCCGCCGGGTGGCGGTGCACACCGCCTGCCACCACACCTCGGGGTCCTGCTCGGCGACGCCGCCGGCGCGGAAGTCGGTGCCGTAGTGCTCGGTCAGGGCGGCGACCGGGGTGCCGTCGTCGGCGTGCAGCGAGGCCTTGTCGCCGGTCGTGCCGAGGTCGTGGGCGATGATCATGGTGCCGCTCGTTTCGTCGGGGTCGGCTCACCGGCAGTCTCGTCCCCCGTAGCGCCCGTATCCGGCTGCGCTCCCCCGCCGGCCTGTCCGGTCCGCGCGTCGCCGGAGACCGCCTTGGCCCTGCCGCCGCGGCGCAGGTTGTGGACGTGCTCGGTGGCGACGGCGGCGAGGATCAGCACGCCGATGACGATCTGCAGCCAGAACGGGTCGATGCCCAGCAGCGTGCCGCCGTTGTTGAGCATGCCGACGACCAGCGCGCCGACGAGCGCGCCGAGCGCGCTGCCCTTGGCGCCGAAGAGGCTGGCGCCGCCGATCACGCAGGCGGCGATCGCCTGGAGTTCGTAGCCGTTGCCGGAGGTCGGCACGCCGTTGCCGAGGCGGGAGGCGAGCAGCACGCCGGCCGCCGCGGCGAGGGTGCCGGAGAGCACGTACGCGCTGACGAGCACGCGGCGTACGGGCACGCCCGTCAGCCGCGCGGACTCGGCGCTGGAGCCGACGGCGTAGACGTACTCGCCCCACACCGTGCGCCGCAGCAGCAGCGCGAAGAACACCGTGATGAGCACCATCAGCCAGGTCAGATGGGAGATGCCCAGCAGGCTGCCGCCGCCGAGTTCGGCGAAGCCGTCGGGCAGCGGCTGCACGGTACGGCCGTCGCTGAGCAGCAGGGTCGCGCCGCGGGCCGCGCCCATCATGCCGAGCGTCACGATGAACGGCGGCATCTTGAGGAACGCCACCAGCAGCCCGTTGACGAGCCCGGCGGTGGCGCCGACGAGCAGCGCGAGGAGCACGGCGGCCAGGATGGGCAGACCGCCGCTCGTGTCGTAGACCATCTTGGCGGCGACGATGCCGGACAGGCCGACGACCGAGCCGACCGACAGGTCGATTCCCGCGGTGAGGATGACGATGAGCTGGCCGACCGCGATGATCGCGAAGATGGACACCTGCCGGCCGAGGTTGTCCAGGTTGGTGCCGGTGAGGAACGACTCGGTGGACATGGTCAGGGCGAAGGCCAGCACCAGCAGCACGGGGATGCCACCGGAGGTACGGCCCAGCACCTGGCCCAGGCGGAGGATCTCCCCGTCGGCGGGCTGCCGGGCGGGGCGCCTGCCGAACTGGATGCCCTTGGACGTGCCGCCGGCGGCGGGGGCGGTGGCTCTGGCGAGGTCGGTCATCGGTTCTCCAGGGACGGTGCGGAGGATTCGGCGGCGGGGCCGGGCGGACCGGCCGCGGAGGCGTCGGCGGCGTCGGTGGCGGGCGCCGCGGCCGGATCCGCGCCGGCCGCCGGGCCCACGGGGCTCGCCAGGCGGAGCACCGCCTCCTCGGTGGCCTCCGCGGCGGGCAGCGAGCCCACCAGCCGGCGCTGGCGCACCACTTCGACGCGGTCGCACAGGCCCAGCAGCTCGGGGAGGTAGGAGGAGACGACCACGATCGCCAGGCCGTCCGCGGCCAGTTCGGCGATCACCTGGTAGATGTCGGCCTTGGAGCCGACGTCGACGCCCTTCGTGGGCTCGTCGAGGAGCAGCACCTTGGCGCCGGTGGCCCGCCAGCGGGCGACCAGTGTCTTCTGCTGGTTGCCGCCGGACAGCGAGGAGACGGGGTCGCTCCAGTCGCCGAGCTTGATGCGCAGGCCCGCGGAGGCGGCGGTGACGTGCTCGCGCATCCGGCGGCGGTGCAGCACCCCGAGGGTGCCGGTGCGCGGCAGGCTGGCGATGGCCACGTTCTTCTCGATGCTCAGCCCCGGCAGCAGCCCGGACTCCTTGCGGTCCTCGGGCAACAGCCCCAGTCCGGCCCGGGCGGCGGCACGCGGGGACGTGGCGCTGACGCGGCGGCCGTCGACGAGGATCTCGCCGCCGAGCACGGGGTCGGCGCCGAAGACGGCGCGCAGGAGTTCGGTGCGCCCGGAGCCGAGCAGCCCGGCCAGGCCGACGACCTCGCCGCGGCGTACGGTCAGGTCCACCGGCGCGGGGAAGCCGGCGGGCCTGAGGCCGCGCAGCTCCAGCCGTACGTCGCCGGGCTCCGGGCGCTCGCCGGGGTAGAGGTTCTCGATCCGGCGGCCGACCATCGACTGCACGAGGGAGTCCTCGTCGTAGCCGGACATCGGCCGGGTCTCGACCACCCGGCCGTCGCGCAGCACGGTCACCCGGTCGCCGACGGCGAACATCTCCTCCAGCCGGTGGGTGACGTACAGAACGGAGACGCCCTCGTCCCGCAGCGCGGCGATGCGCGCCAGCAGGGCGTCCGCCTCCTGCGCGGAGAGCGCGGTGGTCGGCTCGTCGAACACGACGAGCCGCGCGTCCTGGCCGAGCACGCGGGCGATCTCGACCAACTGCCGGGTGGCGGTGGTCAGTTCCGACACGCGCGTACGGGGGTCCAGGTCGGTCAGGCCGACGCGGGCCAGCATCTGAGCGGCCTGGGCGCGCTGCCGGCGGCGGTCGACCCAGCCGGCCCGGCCGGGCATCGCGAACATGCTCAGGTTGCTCGCCACGGTCAGCTCGGGCATCAGGCTCAGCTCCTGATACACCACGCCGATGCCGGCGGCGCGCGCCTCCGCGGGGGTGACGTGGGTGCGCATCTGGCGGCCGAGCACCCGGTACGCGCCGCCGTCGCGGGCCACCGCGCCGGTCAGCACCTTGATCAGGGTGGACTTCCCGGCGCCGTTCTCGCCGGCGAGGCAGTGCACCTCGCCCGGCGCGATGTCCAGGTCCACCGCGTCCAGCGCCGTGACGGCGCGATAGCTCTTGCCCACGCCCCGCAGGCTGACCAGGGGGCTCGACTCGGTTGCCATGGCCGGCCCCTCAGCCCTTGGTCTTGGGCGGGTTGAGCAACTGCTCGTACTGCGCGTCGTCCACGGTCGACTTGTCGATGACGACGGCGCCCGGGTCGAGCCGGACCGGCGGGGTGCTGTCGCCCGCGGCCATCGCCGCCTCGACGACGCCCTGGTAGCCGAAGAAGAACGGGTTCTGGACGATGATCGCGTCGATGGAGCCGTCGCGTACGCCGGCGATCTCGGCGGGGTCGGAGTCGAAGGCGACGACGGAGACGCGGTCGCTCGCGTTGCGCTCGGCGACGGCCTTGGCGGCGCCGGTGCCGGAGGTGTTGTTGTCGGCGAAGACCCCGGCCAGGTCGGGCGTCGCGGTGAGGGCGTCGTTGACCTGGGAGACGGCCTTGTTGAGGTCGTTGTCGTTGACGGAGGTCTGGATGATCTCGGCGTCGGGGCACTCGGCGGCCAGGCCGCTCTTGAAGCCGTTGAACCGGTCGACCAGGACCTGCTGCCCGGAGGTCGAGCTCTCGTGGAGGATCTTGCCGTTCTGCTGGCCCTTGTCGGTGAGCAGTTCGCACATGCGCACGCCGGCCTGCTCGCCCGCCTTGACGTTGTCGGTGCCGATGAACCCCTCGGACTCGGTGGTGATCGCGTTGTCGACGGTGATCACCTTGATACCGGCGTCGCGGGCCCGGTCGACCGCGCCGTTGAGCGCGGTGGAGGAGTTCGAGGCCAGCACGATGGCGTCGGCGCCCCGGGAGATGGAGTTCTCCACCAGGCTGACCTGCTCCTCGATGTCGGTCTCCGAGGTCGGCCCGAAGAGCCCGAGGTCGATGCCGAAGTCGTCGCCCGCCTGCTTGGACCCGGCGAGCATCGACTGCCAGAAGTCGGAGTCGGTGGCCTTGGTGATGACGTCGACCTTGGTGCCGCCGACCGCGGCGGCGCCGCCCGACGAGGAGCCGGAGTCGTCGAACGCCGCCTTCCCGGCGGCGACGCCGCCGGCCGCGAAGACGACGGCCAGCGCGGCGGCCACCCCCGAGGAGACGAATCGGATGCGCGCCATGGCTACTCCTGGTTGGTAGGGGACGAGGGGGAGGAGGGCGACGAAGCGGTGAAGGGGACGAGCAGCGGCGGGCCGCCGTCCGGGGCGCGCCGGACGCGGTAGCCCATGCCGTGGTCGAGGACCCAGCCGTAGTCGTGGCCGGCGTTGCCGGGGTAGACGGCCAGGAAGCGGTACGGCTCGTCGCCGGTGTTGACGCTGCGGTGCGCCCAGCCCGGCGGGATGTAGCCGATGGCGCCCGGGGACATGTCGATCCAGTGCGGCCGGTCCCCGTCGAAGAGCAGCAGCCCGCCGGTGCCGGCGAGGCCGAGGTAGATCTCGCCCTGCGGGTTGGGGTGCTGGTGGCCCTTGGTCATGTGGAACTCGCCCGCGACCGTGCCCGGCCGGATCGTGGTGATCGACTGGGGCAGCTCGCCCTCGGCCTCCGGTACGGGCGAGGAGGCGACGTCGTACACGACGGGGTCACCGCCGTCCCGCACCGCGGCGCGCCAGGCGTCGCCGTCGGCGAAGAGGCCGTCGAGGTCGGACATGCGCCGGGTGAGCACCGGGCCCGACGGGCTCATGCCGCCGGCCCGCGGATCGAAGGTGATGCGGCTCGGGTCGAGAGGGGGCGATGCGTACGACGGCACCGTGGCCTCCTGGGGTCGTGCGGGGTACTTCCGGAGGGCGTCAGCGTGATGACCTGGTCATTTGACATCCTGTACGGTCAGGATGTCAAGGGTGCCGACAGCGGCCGATCGGACTCCCCCGCGCACGCGTCGCGGCCGGCCCGCTCGGGGAGAGCGGACCGGCCGCGTGGCGTGGGTCGGGTCCGGGGCGTACGGGGCGTACCGCCCGGGGGCGTCAGTCGGTGACGATCATCAGCGGCCGGGGCGGGGCGCCCGACTGCCGGGACAGCTCCACCTCGAAGCGGCTGCGGTCGCCCCGGTGGAAGGCGACGAAGCTCTCCACCGGACGGCCCTGCTCGCCGACGCTGACGCTGCGCAGCACGAGCACCGGGGCGCCCCGGCTGACGCCGAGGCTGCGGGCCAGCTCCGCGGAGGCCACCGCCGCCTCCACCGAGCGGCGGCCCTGCACCAGCCGCACCCCGAACTTGCCCTCCAGCAGCGCGTACAGCGACTCCTGGGTCAGATCCTCGTCGACAAGACCGGGGGCGACCTCCTGCGGGACGTGAGTGATCGTGAGCACCCACGGCTCCTCCTCGACGAACCGCAGCCGCTCGATGACGATCACCGGATGCCCCGGGGGCACGTCCAGTTCCCCGGCGACCTGTGCGTCCGCCGGCACCACCGCCAGCCGGCGGACCTGGCTGCGCAGGTGGCCGCCGCGGGCGGCCACGTCCTCGTACAGCCCGGTGAGGGACTGGACCAGCCCCTCGGGCGTCTTGGGGTGGGCGACGAAGGTGCCGCGGCCCTTGATCCGCTCGATGACTCCCTCGGACTCCAGCTCGGCCAGCGCCTGGCGGACGACCGTCCGGGAGACCCCGTAGCGTTCGCACAGCTCGTGGTCCCCCGGCAGCCGGTCGCCGGGCCCCAGCTCGCGGCTCTCCATCTCGCCGAGGAGAATCTGCTTGAGCTGGTGGTAGAAGGGGAGCAGCGACGAACGATCGATACTTGACTGCATGTCATGAGAGGATAACAACCCTCTCGGCCCGATCGCCCGCCGCCCGCCCCGCGGGACGTCCGCTCAGTCCGCCGGCACGAACATCTTCAGGTCGGTCAGGCTGGCGCTGCCCTCGTAGACGTTGGTGTAGAGGTCGCCGATCACGAACGAGTCGGGGTAGGCGGAGCCCTGCGGCCACTGGTCCGGCCAGGTCGTGCTGCCGTTGTGGTCGTTCTGCACCAGGTCGCCGTCGAACCGGCCGTCGTACTCCTCCGGCTTGGTGTTGTAGTGCCAGATCGGCACGTCGTTCACGACGAACGGCCGGTGGAAGCGGAGCGTCTGCTCGCCGGCCCGGGCGAAGTTGCCGCTGGCCTCCAGGGTGTAGCCGGTGGCGTCGCGCTCGATGGCGAACGTGTAGTCCTCGTTGGGCATCAGCTCCGGCTGCAGCTCGCCCGCGGAGGAGAGCTGCTGCTCGGCGGCGCCGCCGGAGCAGCTCGACATGAACCACTGCGAGTTCCCGGCGAGCCCGCCGGGGCCCGGGGTCCAGTTGGGCATCCCGCTGATCCACATGTTGACCGTGTTGAAGCTGCTGTCCTTGTAGTCGTAGTACTGCCCGGTCGAGGCGTCGCAGATCCGCCCGCCGGTGCCGCCGCCGACGCGGTCGGGGTGCTGGGCGAAGGAGTCCATCAGCACCTTGCGGCGGTAGTGCCAGAAGTGGTTGTTGCGGGGCGCGGGGTCGGGGAAGTCGACGATCGACATGTAGTGGAAGCCGTTGTAGCCGTACGGGCCCTCGCGGACGTCCTGCCACTCGCAGTACGGCGCCGAGGCGTCGCCCTCCCAGCCGGGGCTGTTCGAGCCCTCGCCCCAGGGGTGCTGCGTCTTGCAGCCCTCCGCGTCGTAGCCGTTGATCCGGCCGTCGTACTCGATGGAGCCGTTGCGCTTGCCGCCGAAGT
Proteins encoded:
- a CDS encoding mucin-5B — encoded protein: MTSTPPPARSRGLAVRSRRAGLVLAAGALALTPALQGGSATASAAPEAAGGAAVEWQLLHEEDFADPLDQGGASWTRETYAEPFDTIMDDDGQWYRNDYGPAWEEAMGSFDTYRKEFPVGDGGWLTASLSARDWNKDGEIEQPPSLTNDTAGGEPVARLDVPDHTGGVILRPTEQLPDEYRVEYRLKTLDFGGKRNGSIEYDGRINGYDAEGCKTQHPWGEGSNSPGWEGDASAPYCEWQDVREGPYGYNGFHYMSIVDFPDPAPRNNHFWHYRRKVLMDSFAQHPDRVGGGTGGRICDASTGQYYDYKDSSFNTVNMWISGMPNWTPGPGGLAGNSQWFMSSCSGGAAEQQLSSAGELQPELMPNEDYTFAIERDATGYTLEASGNFARAGEQTLRFHRPFVVNDVPIWHYNTKPEEYDGRFDGDLVQNDHNGSTTWPDQWPQGSAYPDSFVIGDLYTNVYEGSASLTDLKMFVPAD
- a CDS encoding ABC transporter substrate-binding protein, with product MARIRFVSSGVAAALAVVFAAGGVAAGKAAFDDSGSSSGGAAAVGGTKVDVITKATDSDFWQSMLAGSKQAGDDFGIDLGLFGPTSETDIEEQVSLVENSISRGADAIVLASNSSTALNGAVDRARDAGIKVITVDNAITTESEGFIGTDNVKAGEQAGVRMCELLTDKGQQNGKILHESSTSGQQVLVDRFNGFKSGLAAECPDAEIIQTSVNDNDLNKAVSQVNDALTATPDLAGVFADNNTSGTGAAKAVAERNASDRVSVVAFDSDPAEIAGVRDGSIDAIIVQNPFFFGYQGVVEAAMAAGDSTPPVRLDPGAVVIDKSTVDDAQYEQLLNPPKTKG
- a CDS encoding GntR family transcriptional regulator, with product MQSSIDRSSLLPFYHQLKQILLGEMESRELGPGDRLPGDHELCERYGVSRTVVRQALAELESEGVIERIKGRGTFVAHPKTPEGLVQSLTGLYEDVAARGGHLRSQVRRLAVVPADAQVAGELDVPPGHPVIVIERLRFVEEEPWVLTITHVPQEVAPGLVDEDLTQESLYALLEGKFGVRLVQGRRSVEAAVASAELARSLGVSRGAPVLVLRSVSVGEQGRPVESFVAFHRGDRSRFEVELSRQSGAPPRPLMIVTD
- a CDS encoding NAD(P)-dependent oxidoreductase — protein: MSGSTDSREGAAPVVLVTSRSFGSGTAPVEDELAAAGLRVVRGSTVHDPAELAPLLAGAVAWIAGTAPVTDAHLAAAPRLRVVARYGVGVDSVDLAAAARRGVTVTNTPAANSDAVADLGIALLLAALRGVAAGDRAVRAGSWQPRRGRELGTLTLGVVGLGRVGRGVARRAAGFGTQVLGHDPYLDPVVFEVLGVRRAPLAELAGRCDAVSLHAPGGTRVVDERWLAGARPGLIVVNTARADLVDEHAVAAALRDGRLAAYAADTLAGEGGAAAQSPLLAPEFADRVVLTPHLGAQTVEAVDRMGTGAVRAVLDVLAGREPAHPVPLPVPATEESAP
- a CDS encoding sugar ABC transporter ATP-binding protein, whose translation is MATESSPLVSLRGVGKSYRAVTALDAVDLDIAPGEVHCLAGENGAGKSTLIKVLTGAVARDGGAYRVLGRQMRTHVTPAEARAAGIGVVYQELSLMPELTVASNLSMFAMPGRAGWVDRRRQRAQAAQMLARVGLTDLDPRTRVSELTTATRQLVEIARVLGQDARLVVFDEPTTALSAQEADALLARIAALRDEGVSVLYVTHRLEEMFAVGDRVTVLRDGRVVETRPMSGYDEDSLVQSMVGRRIENLYPGERPEPGDVRLELRGLRPAGFPAPVDLTVRRGEVVGLAGLLGSGRTELLRAVFGADPVLGGEILVDGRRVSATSPRAAARAGLGLLPEDRKESGLLPGLSIEKNVAIASLPRTGTLGVLHRRRMREHVTAASAGLRIKLGDWSDPVSSLSGGNQQKTLVARWRATGAKVLLLDEPTKGVDVGSKADIYQVIAELAADGLAIVVVSSYLPELLGLCDRVEVVRQRRLVGSLPAAEATEEAVLRLASPVGPAAGADPAAAPATDAADASAAGPPGPAAESSAPSLENR
- a CDS encoding bifunctional 4-hydroxy-2-oxoglutarate aldolase/2-dehydro-3-deoxy-phosphogluconate aldolase → MTTQPTPAAGAAPATGAAAPPSPLAGLRRAGVVAVLRAPTPDGALAAVAALLEGGVTGIEITYSTPDAPAVIAELRARHPGALVGAGTVLTPAQAAAAAEAGAAFLVSPGTTAELAAAMLDTGLPVLSGALTPGEVMTATALGVHAVKVFPASLGGPGYLRALRGPFPDVPLVPTGGVSAGNLGEWFAAGALAVGAGGELCSAAHIAAGDWEALTVRARAFAAALAQARPEPAAPAGAAGPGGAAGPGAEAVR
- a CDS encoding glucose-6-phosphate isomerase family protein, encoding MPSYASPPLDPSRITFDPRAGGMSPSGPVLTRRMSDLDGLFADGDAWRAAVRDGGDPVVYDVASSPVPEAEGELPQSITTIRPGTVAGEFHMTKGHQHPNPQGEIYLGLAGTGGLLLFDGDRPHWIDMSPGAIGYIPPGWAHRSVNTGDEPYRFLAVYPGNAGHDYGWVLDHGMGYRVRRAPDGGPPLLVPFTASSPSSPSSPTNQE
- a CDS encoding ABC transporter permease, translated to MTDLARATAPAAGGTSKGIQFGRRPARQPADGEILRLGQVLGRTSGGIPVLLVLAFALTMSTESFLTGTNLDNLGRQVSIFAIIAVGQLIVILTAGIDLSVGSVVGLSGIVAAKMVYDTSGGLPILAAVLLALLVGATAGLVNGLLVAFLKMPPFIVTLGMMGAARGATLLLSDGRTVQPLPDGFAELGGGSLLGISHLTWLMVLITVFFALLLRRTVWGEYVYAVGSSAESARLTGVPVRRVLVSAYVLSGTLAAAAGVLLASRLGNGVPTSGNGYELQAIAACVIGGASLFGAKGSALGALVGALVVGMLNNGGTLLGIDPFWLQIVIGVLILAAVATEHVHNLRRGGRAKAVSGDARTGQAGGGAQPDTGATGDETAGEPTPTKRAAP
- a CDS encoding FGGY-family carbohydrate kinase produces the protein MIIAHDLGTTGDKASLHADDGTPVAALTEHYGTDFRAGGVAEQDPEVWWQAVCTATRRLLEHTGVRPAEVAAVGFSGQMMGAVLLDSAYRPVRPSLIWADHRSREQAGRLTAALGAERAYRLLGHQLHPTYSLTKVMWVRDHEPETFARVAHVCLAKDYVVHRLTGVLATDGSDASSTNAYDQPAGTWSAEVLAAAGVDPALFPEIVPSTTVAGPLLPEAAAATGLAAGTPVVLGGGDGPLAALGAGVIDPADGAYTYLGSSSWVSLSAERPLHDPRMRTMTFDHVVPGRYVPTATMQAGGASLDWVAEVLRPGQGGDRFPDLLAAAADADTAGLYFLPHLLGERSPYWNAAAAGAFLGLTRHHQEAHLTRAVLEGVAFNLATCVGAFREAGHPVDRVDAIGGGAASDLWLQILADVWGATVRRRSIVEEANSLGAAVTAGVGAGLVDGFAVARDLSEVTAEFTPDPGRHAGYRRRHALFLEAYERLEPWFAKEKR